A single region of the Glycine max cultivar Williams 82 chromosome 20, Glycine_max_v4.0, whole genome shotgun sequence genome encodes:
- the CRK91 gene encoding cysteine-rich receptor-like protein kinase 10 isoform X2 gives MGSFHFFLLLLTFFSLFVHTSPSPIIQAAIDQGTKAYYNCTRNSTFAAYSSYRSNVKTLLDFLSSNSTNNARFYNTTVSSKDTVYGSFLCRIDTTPKHCQECVTQAAKLISSLCKNATEAIVWYQVCYVRYSDRRFFSTVEESPKLSFMNDKDYVGNVGLFNNIVWDMMNDLRSEAASAANKSADKSVNIIDNEKVYGYAWCLPYLSKENCSWCLSDAIAEIPTGCCRGKSGGTIIYPSCGVRYESYQFHKAQIRGGSVTPPPLPSSPSPFASPVGNDSTTLETLRFELAKIEAATNRFAKENMIGKGGFGEVYRGILLDGQEIAVKRLTGSSRQGAVEFKNEVQVIAKLQHRNLVRLLGFCLEDDEKILIYEYVPNKSLDYFLLDAKKRRLLSWSERQKIIIGIARGILYLHEDSCLKIIHRDLKPSNVLLDSNMIPKISDFGMARIVAADQIEESTGRIVGTYGYMSPEYAMHGQFSVKSDVFSFGVMVLEIINGKRKGCSSESDGIDDIRRHAWTKWTEQTPLELLDPNIGGPYSGEEVIKCIHIGLLCVQEDPNDRPTMATVVFYLNSPSINLPPPREPGYFKRDRIQDNKTTHKELDNISDSINGISLTNFFPR, from the exons ATGggttcttttcattttttccttctgCTCCTAACTTTCTTTTCCCTCTTTGTTCACACCTCTCCCTCCCCTATCATCCAAGCAGCTATCGATCAAGGTACCAAAGCCTACTATAACTGCACAAGGAACAGCACTTTTGCTGCCTATAGCTCTTACCGTTCTAACGTCAAAACACTTCTAGATTTTCTCTCCTCCAATAGCACCAACAATGCCAGATTCTACAACACTACAGTTTCTAGCAAAGACACTGTTTACGGTAGCTTCCTATGTAGAATAGACACCACTCCAAAACACTGCCAAGAATGCGTGACACAAGCTGCCAAACTCATATCATCGCTTTGCAAAAATGCTACAGAGGCTATAGTATGGTACCAAGTATGCTATGTGCGCTACTCCGATCGTCGTTTCTTCTCCACCGTGGAGGAGAGTCCTAAACTCTCCTTTATGAATGATAAAGATTATGTGGGTAACGTTGGGCTCTTCAACAACATTGTGTGGGATATGATGAACGATTTGAGAAGTGAAGCAGCAAGTGCTGCTAATAAATCGGCTGATAAGTCTGTGAACATCATTGATAATGAAAAGGTATATGGCTACGCTTGGTGCCTCCCATATCTGTCCAAAGAGAACTGCAGCTGGTGTCTTAGCGATGCCATAGCAGAAATTCCAACTGGTTGCTGCAGAGGAAAATCTGGGGGAACAATAATATATCCCAGTTGTGGTGTTAGATACGAATCATATCAATTCCATAAGGCACAAATCAGGGGTGGTTCGGTGACGCCGCCGCCACTTCCCAGTAGtccttccccttttgcttcacCAG TTGGGAATGACAGTACCACTCTGGAAACCTTGCGATTTGAATTAGCCAAAATTGAAGCTGCTACAAACAGATTTGCTAAGGAAAACATGATAGGCAAAGGCGGATTTGGAGAGGTTTATAGG GGTATTCTTTTGGATGGGCAAGAAATAGCAGTGAAGAGGCTTACTGGAAGCTCCCGGCAAGGAGCAGTGGAGTTTAAAAACGAGGTTCAGGTTATAGCAAAGCTTCAACACAGAAATTTAGTAAGGTTACTAGGATTTTGCTTAGAAGATGATGAAAAGATACTTATTTATGAGTATGTGCCAAACAAGAGCCTTGACTATTTTTTATTGG ATGCCAAGAAGAGAAGACTACTATCTTGGTCTGAACGTCAAAAGATCATTATAGGAATTGCTCGAGGAATTCTATATCTACATGAGGATTCTTGCCTCAAAATAATACATCGTGATTTAAAACCTAGTAATGTTTTGCTAGACAGTAATATGATTCCCAAAATATCAGATTTTGGCATGGCTAGAATTGTTGCTGCAGATCAAATTGAAGAAAGTACGGGCAGAATTGTAGGGACATA TGGTTATATGTCCCCCGAGTATGCAATGCATGGACAATTTTCTGTGAAGTCCGATGTGTTTAGTTTTGGAGTCATGGTTCTAGAGATTATTAATGGAAAGAGGAAAGGTTGTTCTTCTGAATCAGATGGTATTGATGACATCCGGAGACAT GCTTGGACGAAATGGACAGAGCAAACACCATTGGAACTATTGGATCCTAACATAGGAGGACCATATTCCGGAGAAGAAGTCATCAAATGCATACACATTGGTCTGTTATGCGTTCAAGAAGATCCAAATGATAGACCTACAATGGCAACAGTTGTGTTTTACCTCAACAGCCCTTCAATCAACTTGCCTCCCCCTCGTGAACCAGGATATTTTAAGCGCGATAGAATACAAGACAACAAGACGACCCACAAAGAATTGGATAATATCAGTGATTCCATCAACGGAATTTCTTTAACTAATTTCTTTCCTCGTTAA
- the CRK90 gene encoding cysteine-rich receptor-like protein kinase 10 isoform X2, translated as MASLKLVYIFTLLSFINFVTTKAQHGRGYSFPDCSSSITTPNSPYQLNLRRLLSYLSSNATSSRQFYNTTVTSRNHSDSTVYGMFWCGGDVPTQLCSECVANATKSIFSDPDSYPNCSLSTDARIWYDYCMIRFSNSSFFSTVDSGLISAGCDPFDVSNQTNWVSVLSKTINEAADEAANSTVKYATKEARISGGFQSLYCEAQCTPDLSPQDCRKCLNVAITYSQQSCQGFLDYYSLSCTIMCNSYPFYRPGTAPAPKGLVPALTNSSNVTDHSQDPAAYLSHNCSINKITTDITFLSNLKTLLSFLSSNSTIKTSFKTTVSTIGGLFMCLGDLSLTLCQLCVQDAIQRISSECPSSKEAIIWYNHCLLRYNDTPSYSTLNTSSPSYRDFHTLNTTKPNQLQSFFTWTLANTLYKVQYETDDSTIKNYAKKEEKLNDHQTLYTLAQCTPDLVNHDCQDCLENIFKYEIPWCCMESPEGQVLYPSCFIKFGLSPFYTDASQDEARRPATGNKKPRPRTIIFIVVPIVISTVLFSFCCYLLRGIKRRKDNYKTPLTKNFVPESITLEGLQFDLTTVKVATNNFSHENKIGKGGFGVVYKGTLCDGRQIAVKRLSTSSKQGSIEFENEILLIAKLQHRNLVTFIGFCSEEQEKILIYEYLPNGSLDYLLFGTRQQKLSWQERYKIIRGTASGILYLHEYSRLKVIHRDLKPSNVLLDENMNPKLSDFGMAKIVEMDQDCGNTNRIAGTYGYMSPEYAMFGQFSEKSDVFSFGVMILEIITGKKNVKFNELDNIEEGIIGYVWRRWKDQEPLSILDSHIKESYSQMEVLKCIHIGLLCVQEDPNIRPTMTTVISYLNNHSLELPSPQEPAFFWHRLRVNQGIAMPQESSSNQVANGFTLFSINEMSMSNFYPR; from the exons aTGGCTTCCTTAAAGCTTGTGTACATCTTTACCCTTCTCAGCTTCATCAATTTCGTAACCACTAAAGCACAGCACGGTCGTGGTTATTCATTCCCCGATTGTTCTTCAAGCATAACCACCCCAAACAGCCCCTACCAATTGAACTTGAGGAGACTTCTGTCTTATCTATCTTCCAACGCCACTTCTAGCAGGCAATTCTATAATACCACCGTCACCAGTAGAAACCACTCCGACAGTACTGTCTACGGAATGTTCTGGTGCGGGGGTGACGTCCCCACCCAGCTTTGTAGCGAGTGCGTCGCAAACGCAACCAAATCAATATTCTCAGATCCAGATTCTTATCCAAATTGTTCCTTGTCCACAGATGCGAGGATTTGGTACGACTACTGCATGATTCGCTTCTCAAACAGTTCTTTCTTCTCCACAGTTGACTCAGGACTAATCAGCGCTGGATGCGACCCTTTCGATGTGTCCAACCAGACAAACTGGGTGAGTGTGCTTTCCAAAACGATTAACGAAGCAGCAGATGAGGCAGCGAATTCGACTGTTAAATATGCAACAAAGGAAGCAAGGATATCCGGAGGATTTCAGAGCCTTTACTGTGAGGCACAGTGCACACCTGACCTCTCACCCCAAGATTGTAGAAAATGTCTAAATGTTGCCATAACCTATTCTCAACAGTCCTGTCAAGGCTTCCTGGACTATTATTCTCTCAGCTGTACAATCATGTGCAATTCCTACCCTTTCTATCGCCCCGGTACTGCTCCGGCACCAAAAGGACTCGTTCCAGCTCTCACGAATTCTTCCAATGTTACAGATCACTCACAAGATCCTGCAGCTTATCTTTCCCACAATTGTTCCATAAACAAGATCACCACCGACATCACTTTTCTGTCAAATCTCAAGACACTTCTCTCCTTCTTGTCTTCTAATTCCACCATCAAAACCAGTTTCAAGACCACCGTCAGCACGATCGGTggcctcttcatgtgcctcggGGACCTTTCTCTTACCCTTTGCCAGCTTTGTGTCCAAGATGCAATTCAAAGAATATCCTCAGAGTGCCCTTCCTCCAAAGAGGCCATCATTTGGTACAATCACTGCTTGCTTCGCTATAACGATACCCCGTCTTACTCCACACTCAACACAAGTAGCCCTTCCTATCGCGACTTCCACACCCTCAATACTACCAAACCCAACCAGCTTCAAAGCTTCTTCACTTGGACTCTGGCCAATACATTATACAAAGTGCAGTATGAGACAGATGACAGTACCATTAAGAATTatgcaaaaaaagaagaaaaactgaATGATCACCAAACCCTCTATACTCTTGCTCAGTGCACGCCAGATCTAGTTAATCACGATTGCCAAGACTGtctagaaaacattttcaaatacgAAATTCCATGGTGTTGTATGGAAAGTCCAGAGGGACAAGTACTATATCCTAGCTGCTTTATCAAGTTTGGATTGTCCCCATTTTACACAGATGCTTCCCAAGATGAGGCTCGCAGGCCAGCTACAG GAAATAAGAAACCTAGGCCACGAACAATTATCTTTATTGTAGTCCCGATCGTTATCTCGACGgtactcttttccttttgctGCTATTTGTTGCGAgggataaaaagaagaaaagataattataaaaCTCCTCTCACAAAAAACT TTGTTCCGGAAAGTATCACTTTAGAAGGGTTGCAATTTGATTTAACTACCGTTAAAGTagcaacaaataatttttcGCACGAGAATAAGATTGGTAAAGGTGGATTTGGAGTCGTTTATAAG ggTACTCTTTGTGATGGACGACAAATAGCTGTAAAGAGACTTTCAACAAGTTCTAAGCAAGGCTCAATTGAGtttgaaaatgagattttattaaTAGCCAAGCTACAACATAGAAATCTTGTGACTTTTATAGGTTTTTGCTcagaagaacaagaaaaaattcttatttacGAATACCTACCAAATGGGAGCCTTGATTACCTTTTATTTG GTACTAGGCAACAAAAGTTAAGTTGGCAAGAGCGTTACAAAATTATAAGAGGGACTGCTTCGGGAATTCTTTACTTGCATGAATATTCTCGATTAAAAGTTATACATCGTGATCTCAAACCTAGTAATGTTTTATTAGATGAAAATATGAATCCAAAATTATCAGATTTTGGCATGGCTAAAATTGTTGAAATGGATCAAGATTGTGGAAATACCAATAGAATTGCGGGAACATA tggttATATGTCACCAGAATATGCAATGTTCGGACAATTTTCGGAGAAGTCAgatgtttttagttttggtgTCATGATTCTTGAGATTATTACAGGAAAAAAGAATGTAAAATTTAACGAATTAGACAATATTGAAGAAGGCATTATAGGTTAT GTTTGGAGACGATGGAAGGATCAAGAACCATTAAGCATCTTGGATTCACACATAAAAGAAAGTTATTCACAAATGGAAGTTCTTAAATGCATTCATATTGGCTTATTATGTGTTCAGGAAGATCCAAATATTAGACCTACAATGACAACGGTTATTTCATATCTTAATAATCACTCACTCGAATTGCCATCTCCACAAGAACCAGCATTTTTTTGGCACAGGCTTAGAGTGAATCAAGGGATAGCTATGCCACAAGAATCAAGTTCTAATCAAGTGGCCAACGGTTTCACACTATTCTCTATCAATGAAATGTCCATGAGTAATTTTTATCCTCGATAG
- the LOC100790592 gene encoding WD repeat-containing protein 25 produces MDLLCNAYSNASDDEEEEQPKRQRVSLSSPNPPKRHLPLSSPPSFNNQTQAPMLGRYISKRQRALMGSTPAPLPEPVPVPSPFTLSGSILDADIHHNILSLLKSKAKGHQSPNLISEKLSATLYGHTKAVNAIHWSSSHAHLLASAGMDHAVCIWNVWSRNQKKACVLNFHNAAVKDVKWSQQGHFLLSCGYDCTSRLIDVEKGLETQVFREDQIVGVIKFHPDNSNLFLSGGSKGQVKLWDARTGKIVHNYNRNLGPILDVEFTMNGKQFISSSDVSQSNASENAIIVWDVSREIPLSNQVYVEAYTCPCVRRHPFDSTFVAQSNGNYVAIFTTNPPYRLNKCKRYEGHVVSGFPVKCNFSLDGKKLASGSSDGSIYLYDYQSSKVVKKIKAHDQACIDVAFHPVIPNVIASCSWDGSILVFE; encoded by the exons ATGGATCTTCTGTGCAACGCTTATTCGAATGCCTCAGAcgacgaagaagaagaacaaccaAAACGACAGAGAGTATCCCTCTCTTCCCCTAACCCGCCAAAACGACACCTTCCTTTGTCTTCTCCTCCTTCATTCAACAACCAAACACAAGCTCCCATGCTCGGAAGATACATTTCCAAACGACAGCGCGCATTGATGGGCTCCACCCCTGCCCCTCTTCCTGAACCGGTTCCTGTTCCGTCTCCGTTCACGCTATCTG GGAGTATCTTGGATGCTGATATACAccataatattttatcattgttGAAAAGTAAAGCAAAGGGTCATCAAAGCCCAAACCTGATATCTGAAAAGCTATCTGCAACTCTATACGGGCATACAAAAGCTGTCAATGCTATACATTGGTCATCAAGTCATG CTCACCTCCTTGCATCTGCTGGGATGGATCATGCGGTTTGCATATGGAATGTATGGAGCAGAAATCAGAAGAAAGCATGTGTGCTAAACTTCCACAATGCAGCAGTCAAAGATGTGAAATGGTCTCAGCAAGGGCACTTCCTACTTTCTTGTGGGTATGATTGCACGTCTAGGTTAATTGATGTTGAAAAGGGATTGGAGACTCAGGTTTTCAGAGAAGATCAAATTGTTGGAGTTATAAAGTTCCATCCAGACAATTCAAATCTCTTCCTTTCTGGAGGGTCAAAGGGCCAGGTCAAACTTTGGGATGCCAGAACTGGCAAAATAGTGCACAATTATAATCGAAATTTAGGTCCAATTCTGGATGTTGAGTTCACAATGAATGGGAAGCAATTCATTTCTTCTAGTGATGTATCTCAAAGTAATGCCAGCGAGAATGCTATTATTGTTTGGGATGTGTCAAGAGAGATACCATTGTCTAATCAG GTTTATGTGGAAGCTTATACGTGTCCCTGTGTGAGGCGCCACCCATTTGATTCAACTTTTGTTGCCCAATCAAATGGGAATTATGTTGCAATCTTTACTACCAACCCACCTTACAGACTCAACAAATGTAAGCGATATGAGGGACATGTGGTCTCTGGGTTCCCAGTCAAGTGCAATTTCAGCTTGGATGGGAAAAAACTCGCTTCTGGCTCTTCAGATGGTTCTATCTACCTTTATGATTATCAGTCATCCAAAGTTGTGAAGAAAATCAAGGCCCATGACCAGGCATGCATAGATGTTGCCTTCCACCCTGTTATACCTAATGTTATTGCTTCATGCTCATGGGATGGAAGTATTTTGGTATTTGAGTAG
- the CRK91 gene encoding putative receptor-like protein kinase At4g00960 isoform X1: MGSFHFFLLLLTFFSLFVHTSPSPIIQAAIDQGTKAYYNCTRNSTFAAYSSYRSNVKTLLDFLSSNSTNNARFYNTTVSSKDTVYGSFLCRIDTTPKHCQECVTQAAKLISSLCKNATEAIVWYQVCYVRYSDRRFFSTVEESPKLSFMNDKDYVGNVGLFNNIVWDMMNDLRSEAASAANKSADKSVNIIDNEKVYGYAWCLPYLSKENCSWCLSDAIAEIPTGCCRGKSGGTIIYPSCGVRYESYQFHKAQIRGGSVTPPPLPSSPSPFASPGKRKQKTLTIIVIVVPIVVSLVLLSLGCCCFLHRKATKNQHDILKENFGNDSTTLETLRFELAKIEAATNRFAKENMIGKGGFGEVYRGILLDGQEIAVKRLTGSSRQGAVEFKNEVQVIAKLQHRNLVRLLGFCLEDDEKILIYEYVPNKSLDYFLLDAKKRRLLSWSERQKIIIGIARGILYLHEDSCLKIIHRDLKPSNVLLDSNMIPKISDFGMARIVAADQIEESTGRIVGTYGYMSPEYAMHGQFSVKSDVFSFGVMVLEIINGKRKGCSSESDGIDDIRRHAWTKWTEQTPLELLDPNIGGPYSGEEVIKCIHIGLLCVQEDPNDRPTMATVVFYLNSPSINLPPPREPGYFKRDRIQDNKTTHKELDNISDSINGISLTNFFPR; the protein is encoded by the exons ATGggttcttttcattttttccttctgCTCCTAACTTTCTTTTCCCTCTTTGTTCACACCTCTCCCTCCCCTATCATCCAAGCAGCTATCGATCAAGGTACCAAAGCCTACTATAACTGCACAAGGAACAGCACTTTTGCTGCCTATAGCTCTTACCGTTCTAACGTCAAAACACTTCTAGATTTTCTCTCCTCCAATAGCACCAACAATGCCAGATTCTACAACACTACAGTTTCTAGCAAAGACACTGTTTACGGTAGCTTCCTATGTAGAATAGACACCACTCCAAAACACTGCCAAGAATGCGTGACACAAGCTGCCAAACTCATATCATCGCTTTGCAAAAATGCTACAGAGGCTATAGTATGGTACCAAGTATGCTATGTGCGCTACTCCGATCGTCGTTTCTTCTCCACCGTGGAGGAGAGTCCTAAACTCTCCTTTATGAATGATAAAGATTATGTGGGTAACGTTGGGCTCTTCAACAACATTGTGTGGGATATGATGAACGATTTGAGAAGTGAAGCAGCAAGTGCTGCTAATAAATCGGCTGATAAGTCTGTGAACATCATTGATAATGAAAAGGTATATGGCTACGCTTGGTGCCTCCCATATCTGTCCAAAGAGAACTGCAGCTGGTGTCTTAGCGATGCCATAGCAGAAATTCCAACTGGTTGCTGCAGAGGAAAATCTGGGGGAACAATAATATATCCCAGTTGTGGTGTTAGATACGAATCATATCAATTCCATAAGGCACAAATCAGGGGTGGTTCGGTGACGCCGCCGCCACTTCCCAGTAGtccttccccttttgcttcacCAG ggaaaagaaaacaaaagacactAACAATAATTGTGATTGTAGTTCCAATTGTTGTTTCACTGGTGCTTCTATCTTTGGGCTGCTGCTGCTTTTTACATAGAAAAGCAACAAAGAATCAACATGATATTCTCAAAGAAAACt TTGGGAATGACAGTACCACTCTGGAAACCTTGCGATTTGAATTAGCCAAAATTGAAGCTGCTACAAACAGATTTGCTAAGGAAAACATGATAGGCAAAGGCGGATTTGGAGAGGTTTATAGG GGTATTCTTTTGGATGGGCAAGAAATAGCAGTGAAGAGGCTTACTGGAAGCTCCCGGCAAGGAGCAGTGGAGTTTAAAAACGAGGTTCAGGTTATAGCAAAGCTTCAACACAGAAATTTAGTAAGGTTACTAGGATTTTGCTTAGAAGATGATGAAAAGATACTTATTTATGAGTATGTGCCAAACAAGAGCCTTGACTATTTTTTATTGG ATGCCAAGAAGAGAAGACTACTATCTTGGTCTGAACGTCAAAAGATCATTATAGGAATTGCTCGAGGAATTCTATATCTACATGAGGATTCTTGCCTCAAAATAATACATCGTGATTTAAAACCTAGTAATGTTTTGCTAGACAGTAATATGATTCCCAAAATATCAGATTTTGGCATGGCTAGAATTGTTGCTGCAGATCAAATTGAAGAAAGTACGGGCAGAATTGTAGGGACATA TGGTTATATGTCCCCCGAGTATGCAATGCATGGACAATTTTCTGTGAAGTCCGATGTGTTTAGTTTTGGAGTCATGGTTCTAGAGATTATTAATGGAAAGAGGAAAGGTTGTTCTTCTGAATCAGATGGTATTGATGACATCCGGAGACAT GCTTGGACGAAATGGACAGAGCAAACACCATTGGAACTATTGGATCCTAACATAGGAGGACCATATTCCGGAGAAGAAGTCATCAAATGCATACACATTGGTCTGTTATGCGTTCAAGAAGATCCAAATGATAGACCTACAATGGCAACAGTTGTGTTTTACCTCAACAGCCCTTCAATCAACTTGCCTCCCCCTCGTGAACCAGGATATTTTAAGCGCGATAGAATACAAGACAACAAGACGACCCACAAAGAATTGGATAATATCAGTGATTCCATCAACGGAATTTCTTTAACTAATTTCTTTCCTCGTTAA
- the CRK90 gene encoding cysteine-rich receptor-like protein kinase 10 isoform X1 — translation MASLKLVYIFTLLSFINFVTTKAQHGRGYSFPDCSSSITTPNSPYQLNLRRLLSYLSSNATSSRQFYNTTVTSRNHSDSTVYGMFWCGGDVPTQLCSECVANATKSIFSDPDSYPNCSLSTDARIWYDYCMIRFSNSSFFSTVDSGLISAGCDPFDVSNQTNWVSVLSKTINEAADEAANSTVKYATKEARISGGFQSLYCEAQCTPDLSPQDCRKCLNVAITYSQQSCQGFLDYYSLSCTIMCNSYPFYRPGTAPAPKGLVPALTNSSNVTDHSQDPAAYLSHNCSINKITTDITFLSNLKTLLSFLSSNSTIKTSFKTTVSTIGGLFMCLGDLSLTLCQLCVQDAIQRISSECPSSKEAIIWYNHCLLRYNDTPSYSTLNTSSPSYRDFHTLNTTKPNQLQSFFTWTLANTLYKVQYETDDSTIKNYAKKEEKLNDHQTLYTLAQCTPDLVNHDCQDCLENIFKYEIPWCCMESPEGQVLYPSCFIKFGLSPFYTDASQDEARRPATGNKKPRPRTIIFIVVPIVISTVLFSFCCYLLRGIKRRKDNYKTPLTKNFVPESITLEGLQFDLTTVKVATNNFSHENKIGKGGFGVVYKVRNVIFFFFLIMFSRETNNDLYIFQGTLCDGRQIAVKRLSTSSKQGSIEFENEILLIAKLQHRNLVTFIGFCSEEQEKILIYEYLPNGSLDYLLFGTRQQKLSWQERYKIIRGTASGILYLHEYSRLKVIHRDLKPSNVLLDENMNPKLSDFGMAKIVEMDQDCGNTNRIAGTYGYMSPEYAMFGQFSEKSDVFSFGVMILEIITGKKNVKFNELDNIEEGIIGYVWRRWKDQEPLSILDSHIKESYSQMEVLKCIHIGLLCVQEDPNIRPTMTTVISYLNNHSLELPSPQEPAFFWHRLRVNQGIAMPQESSSNQVANGFTLFSINEMSMSNFYPR, via the exons aTGGCTTCCTTAAAGCTTGTGTACATCTTTACCCTTCTCAGCTTCATCAATTTCGTAACCACTAAAGCACAGCACGGTCGTGGTTATTCATTCCCCGATTGTTCTTCAAGCATAACCACCCCAAACAGCCCCTACCAATTGAACTTGAGGAGACTTCTGTCTTATCTATCTTCCAACGCCACTTCTAGCAGGCAATTCTATAATACCACCGTCACCAGTAGAAACCACTCCGACAGTACTGTCTACGGAATGTTCTGGTGCGGGGGTGACGTCCCCACCCAGCTTTGTAGCGAGTGCGTCGCAAACGCAACCAAATCAATATTCTCAGATCCAGATTCTTATCCAAATTGTTCCTTGTCCACAGATGCGAGGATTTGGTACGACTACTGCATGATTCGCTTCTCAAACAGTTCTTTCTTCTCCACAGTTGACTCAGGACTAATCAGCGCTGGATGCGACCCTTTCGATGTGTCCAACCAGACAAACTGGGTGAGTGTGCTTTCCAAAACGATTAACGAAGCAGCAGATGAGGCAGCGAATTCGACTGTTAAATATGCAACAAAGGAAGCAAGGATATCCGGAGGATTTCAGAGCCTTTACTGTGAGGCACAGTGCACACCTGACCTCTCACCCCAAGATTGTAGAAAATGTCTAAATGTTGCCATAACCTATTCTCAACAGTCCTGTCAAGGCTTCCTGGACTATTATTCTCTCAGCTGTACAATCATGTGCAATTCCTACCCTTTCTATCGCCCCGGTACTGCTCCGGCACCAAAAGGACTCGTTCCAGCTCTCACGAATTCTTCCAATGTTACAGATCACTCACAAGATCCTGCAGCTTATCTTTCCCACAATTGTTCCATAAACAAGATCACCACCGACATCACTTTTCTGTCAAATCTCAAGACACTTCTCTCCTTCTTGTCTTCTAATTCCACCATCAAAACCAGTTTCAAGACCACCGTCAGCACGATCGGTggcctcttcatgtgcctcggGGACCTTTCTCTTACCCTTTGCCAGCTTTGTGTCCAAGATGCAATTCAAAGAATATCCTCAGAGTGCCCTTCCTCCAAAGAGGCCATCATTTGGTACAATCACTGCTTGCTTCGCTATAACGATACCCCGTCTTACTCCACACTCAACACAAGTAGCCCTTCCTATCGCGACTTCCACACCCTCAATACTACCAAACCCAACCAGCTTCAAAGCTTCTTCACTTGGACTCTGGCCAATACATTATACAAAGTGCAGTATGAGACAGATGACAGTACCATTAAGAATTatgcaaaaaaagaagaaaaactgaATGATCACCAAACCCTCTATACTCTTGCTCAGTGCACGCCAGATCTAGTTAATCACGATTGCCAAGACTGtctagaaaacattttcaaatacgAAATTCCATGGTGTTGTATGGAAAGTCCAGAGGGACAAGTACTATATCCTAGCTGCTTTATCAAGTTTGGATTGTCCCCATTTTACACAGATGCTTCCCAAGATGAGGCTCGCAGGCCAGCTACAG GAAATAAGAAACCTAGGCCACGAACAATTATCTTTATTGTAGTCCCGATCGTTATCTCGACGgtactcttttccttttgctGCTATTTGTTGCGAgggataaaaagaagaaaagataattataaaaCTCCTCTCACAAAAAACT TTGTTCCGGAAAGTATCACTTTAGAAGGGTTGCAATTTGATTTAACTACCGTTAAAGTagcaacaaataatttttcGCACGAGAATAAGATTGGTAAAGGTGGATTTGGAGTCGTTTATAAGGTgagaaatgtgattttttttttctttttgatcatGTTTTCAAGAGAAACaaataatgatttatatatttttcagggTACTCTTTGTGATGGACGACAAATAGCTGTAAAGAGACTTTCAACAAGTTCTAAGCAAGGCTCAATTGAGtttgaaaatgagattttattaaTAGCCAAGCTACAACATAGAAATCTTGTGACTTTTATAGGTTTTTGCTcagaagaacaagaaaaaattcttatttacGAATACCTACCAAATGGGAGCCTTGATTACCTTTTATTTG GTACTAGGCAACAAAAGTTAAGTTGGCAAGAGCGTTACAAAATTATAAGAGGGACTGCTTCGGGAATTCTTTACTTGCATGAATATTCTCGATTAAAAGTTATACATCGTGATCTCAAACCTAGTAATGTTTTATTAGATGAAAATATGAATCCAAAATTATCAGATTTTGGCATGGCTAAAATTGTTGAAATGGATCAAGATTGTGGAAATACCAATAGAATTGCGGGAACATA tggttATATGTCACCAGAATATGCAATGTTCGGACAATTTTCGGAGAAGTCAgatgtttttagttttggtgTCATGATTCTTGAGATTATTACAGGAAAAAAGAATGTAAAATTTAACGAATTAGACAATATTGAAGAAGGCATTATAGGTTAT GTTTGGAGACGATGGAAGGATCAAGAACCATTAAGCATCTTGGATTCACACATAAAAGAAAGTTATTCACAAATGGAAGTTCTTAAATGCATTCATATTGGCTTATTATGTGTTCAGGAAGATCCAAATATTAGACCTACAATGACAACGGTTATTTCATATCTTAATAATCACTCACTCGAATTGCCATCTCCACAAGAACCAGCATTTTTTTGGCACAGGCTTAGAGTGAATCAAGGGATAGCTATGCCACAAGAATCAAGTTCTAATCAAGTGGCCAACGGTTTCACACTATTCTCTATCAATGAAATGTCCATGAGTAATTTTTATCCTCGATAG